Below is a window of Humulus lupulus chromosome 9, drHumLupu1.1, whole genome shotgun sequence DNA.
GGGCTCATTGCTCTCTGTGATTTGGGTCTCAACTCTGAGGTTTCAGCTAAGCTCAGTGTATTCTTACTTCACAGGTAcatatttcttctttattttctgGGTTTATAGTTTATGCTGCTTTGGGTTTTATCTGttctgctctctctctctcttaactcCCCTAAGAAGAATCAACCCTAACAATTGGATTCATTACACAAATCTTGCCGCATCAAATGAATTTCTGTTCTTAAACACAGAAACATGGCTGCCAATAAAAATTATGTTACTTTTATGAAGTGATAATACCTGTTGTCAGAGCCCTTTTGTTCCAAATCACCAGAAACAGTATCCAGAGAGTACTGCTTCAGTAATCTTGTTGAGCTCATCATAGTTGACAAAATCGATATTTTTGCAACTGCAACCTCTCCTTTTCTTGAGACGCGCCTTTTTACCAATTCCTTTTCCTGATTCTACCTTATCTACAGGTTTAGCCACTGCATTTTTATAAAGAAGTTGCTTCTGTTTTGCTGAATCAATTCGACTGTGAATAGGAACATGACAATGTCCTTGATCTGTTCCACTCGCCTTTCAATGATTCCTACCTAAATGACCATGTTCAGAAGTAGAGTTCATATACTTTTTATGCATCTGCTTCTCAGTCATTGAATCATCTTCCCTTCTAAGCTTGTTTTCATTTGGCATACTGGGCCCAACAAAGTTCTCATTTCTATCCTGAAACAATTGAAGATGTCATTACTAAGCATTGACTTctataaaatttgataatatcaCATTGTgttacatacaaaaaaaaaaacacaaaatatgaTCATGAAATTATAATTCTAGTGAGGAACCAAAAATATTGATGACTGGGAAATGGAATGAGTCAATGAGTTATCAACCATGTGATTCGGAAGGGGAGCCACTTCCTGGCACTGAATTGAAAGAGGTTTGTTTGTTCACTGGTTAAACACTTGTACAAGGTTGTCTTTTGTTTTGTCCTGTTGAGTGTTAATGTTAGAGGCACATAAGCTTTTTTATATCTTCTTTTGTATCACCTTTGCTATCTATTCGACTTTTGCCAAATCTCCTcccctctctctctatatattttatatatcttTGTTTATATTGCTGATGATTCTCAAAATATTATTAGTTGCCGCTAGGGGTTCCCCCCACCCCCCTAAGCTAAGTTCCAACTTCTGGCTGTCTTTTGTATAAAATTCTGTCAAGTTTGTTTTGACAAAATGCTATCAAGTTTATGTAAGTTGTTCGCTTTTGGTACTATAAATGGCATCTTTTTGTGTTTCCATTTGAGTAATGAAAGCTGGAGAAGATTGACACACTTCGATTCTATTATTTCTTATTCATTTTGTTTGTGGCAGCCTCTCAGATGAatctttttctttcaaaataagcTCATGAAAATATTCTGGTGTTGCATTACAGGCTTGGAGAGTTATCAAAGGTCCAGAAAATGACAAATATCAGTACACACATTTTGCCCACAAAGTAAATAGCTTTGACATTGCTCCAAAGAAGTTATTGGCATCAGACTCACGTTTGGTTCCTCACCAGAACTGAACAGCTTCTTATCTGAAATCATCTTCCTTGTTATCTGAAATCATGAGATTAAAGTACTTAATCATGAGATTAAACCTGAGATTAGTCAATTATATTTAAAACAAAGGTATTGAGACCTTCGGGCAATTATATTGAGAGAGATGAGTGCCTGAAACAACCTTGTACTCTACTTTTCTTTAGAATGGTATAAAGCTTTTTGCTTGAACTGAAAAAAGTGATAAATATATGTATACTTTAAGGAGATAAGACCTTTAGGCTTTTACCATATCAATCTTGAAGTCTTCACCTTTAAATatttaaagaaagaaaagaagaagaagaaaaataaaaaatgccCATAAAAGCTCATAATCTCAAGAAACAACAACAAGAAGGAGCTGAGAacacacaaaaaaagaaaaattagcaTTTTTGAAAGATAAAATTACGGTGAAAATGACATAAAGgttaaggaaaagaaaaacttTCGGCTGAAGCAAAGTTTATTTtagtttagaaaatgaaaataaaaaataaaatttcaaaaaaaaaaagatttaccaaacatgttttttatttttttaaacaaaaaataaaaataaaaattaccaaacacatttttatttttatttaaaaaaaacagaaaataaaaatagttatcaaaagcatttttattttataaaaataaaaaaacatgaaacaaaaatatatatttttatttttgagtttaaaaaatttaaaaacaaaaattttacaaaAGGCAACCGTAATTAATGCGGCTAACCGTGTTTGTATAACTTTTCTTCTTCATATGGCTATACAAGAaaaaagccttttttttttttttttttcgggCAGTCTGGTCCAGTAATATCCCACTGTCCATTTTTCTGATGAAGCCCAAATATATATGATTCGCCATTAACTTCACTCCACTGTACTGCTACTGCCTTTTCCCTCTAAAAAATATCACAAATCtttccctcttttcttctccTCCACAAATAAATTCATAATCTAGGGTTAGGGTTTAGCATTTGCGtcctcttcttcttattcttctcaAATGGATCCTTCTAAGAAGCGCAAGATGGAGGAGAACGGCGTCGTATCAGCCGCAGCAGGAGACCCCTTCGACCCCTCCCATTCCAAACTCTCGCCCGAGGACGCTCGAAAGCTCATCGACCGATTCACTCCCGACCAACTCCTTGATATTCTCCAGGAAGCCGTGGTTCGCCACCCCGACGTACTCGACTCCGTTCGTTCGATTGCAGATCCCGATACCGCCCAGCGCAAGCTCTTTATCAGGGGTCTTGGTTGGGACACCACAACCGACGGCCTCCGCGCTCTCTTCTCCGCTTACGGGGAGTTGGAGGAGGCTGTTGTTATTCTCGACAAGGCGACCGGAAAGAGTAAGGGTTATGGATTTGTTACGTTTAGACATGTCGATGGCGCTCTCCTTGCCCTTAAAGAACCGAGTAAGAAGATTGACGGGCGTATGACGGTGACTCAGCTTGCGGCGGCTGGTAATTCTGGGTCGAACACCACCACCACTGCCTCCGTTGCTGATGTTTCGCTTAGGAAGATTTACGTCGCCAATGTGCCGTACGAAATGGCATCGGATAAACTTTTGGCGCATTTTGCCTTGTACGGTGAGATTGAGGAGGGGCCGTTAGGGTTTGATAAGCAGACGGGTAAGTGTAGGGGTTACGCGTTGTTTGTTTATAAGACTCCGGAGGGAGCACAGGCGGCGCTTGTGGATCCGGTGAAGACCATTGAGGGACGGCAGCTCAATTGTAAATTGGCCATTGATGGGAAGAAAGGGAAGCAGGGTGGCTCCGGCCCAGATGGAGTTCAGTCTTCGGTGGGTGGCCCAGGGAATGCTCATGGAGATGGGATGGGTATGGCTCCACCTGGGGGTCAATTTGCTGGGTCCGGGGGAATGGGATCTTACACTGGGTTTTCTGGGCCGCCGTCTATGGGTCATCATCATCCTTTGAACTCTTCAATGGGAGGAGGGCCGGGAATGTCTGCAGTGGGTAATCAAGCGGCGTCGTCTTTGGGTGGTTCTGGGAGTGGCTATGGTGGCCCTTTCAGTGGTTATGGAGGACCTGGGTCGGCCGGCTATGGTGGATTAGGAGGTGCTGGAGGTGGAGCTGGTGGTGGATTAGGCGGTCCTGGTGGTGCAGGTGGCGGTGGTGCTTCTTCTATGTACAGACTGCCTCCAAACTCAGGTGGAGTTCCCTCCGGTGGGTATCCAGAGAGTGGACATTATGGCTTATCATCTTCGTCTGCGTATCCAGGTCAGCACCATCAGCAATCAGGAACATCTCCTTTGCCAAGGGGTCCCCCAGGAGGAATGTACCCGCCGCCGTATTATTAAGGTAATTTTTTGGAGTTCTCTTTCGTGTGCTGCTATTGTTACTGTTTTATGATGGATTTCTTTGTTCTTGTTTGTTGGAATGAATATGTGTGGCTGACTTATTTTGTTGCTTCTCTCTTTGATtttgtttatattaatatataatagttCTTGCTAGCATGCAGTCTAGTAAAGTTGTATGCGGCTTTCACATATTTATGTATTCTGTGTCTTTCATTTTTGGAGTCATGTTTTCCGAACATCTGAATGCTTAGAAGTTTTGCATTTTGTGGTTGACTCCTTGTCAGTTTACATTCTTACCTGGGATTTGGatatttgtttagttatattacTCTTTGTTTATGCATGATGTAACAGTATGTGTTATATTTGGATGTTCAACTTGATGCACTGTCTTGTTCTATGGATGTGCTATAATTGATCAAACTAGGTTTGATGTGTTTAATTaatgtgttatttttttttcatcCCTTGAACTTgatgggttttggggttttagTCTCTTAAGTTGGCTCTATGCAATCACAGCTTCA
It encodes the following:
- the LOC133802656 gene encoding UBP1-associated protein 2C, translating into MDPSKKRKMEENGVVSAAAGDPFDPSHSKLSPEDARKLIDRFTPDQLLDILQEAVVRHPDVLDSVRSIADPDTAQRKLFIRGLGWDTTTDGLRALFSAYGELEEAVVILDKATGKSKGYGFVTFRHVDGALLALKEPSKKIDGRMTVTQLAAAGNSGSNTTTTASVADVSLRKIYVANVPYEMASDKLLAHFALYGEIEEGPLGFDKQTGKCRGYALFVYKTPEGAQAALVDPVKTIEGRQLNCKLAIDGKKGKQGGSGPDGVQSSVGGPGNAHGDGMGMAPPGGQFAGSGGMGSYTGFSGPPSMGHHHPLNSSMGGGPGMSAVGNQAASSLGGSGSGYGGPFSGYGGPGSAGYGGLGGAGGGAGGGLGGPGGAGGGGASSMYRLPPNSGGVPSGGYPESGHYGLSSSSAYPGQHHQQSGTSPLPRGPPGGMYPPPYY